The genomic stretch CCAGATTTAATTGGATTCCAGAGACCTGAGTATTAAGAAACTTTTCAGATCATGATGCAATGTAATTTGAGATGCATTTCTCTGGGGAAACGGGAGATGGACGatccaaaagaacagagaaaattctCCATAGCTTGTGGTAGGTCTTCATCTTGTATTGTGCTcaaatttcacattttgtttttaaagggaaaactcaaaagaaatatGATACCCCAGAATTTACAGAGGAGACAGGAAGTCCACGTAACCAAGGCCAAGAGGAGAGCTGGTGTAGATTCTGCACTTCCTATGAGACTGACCAGCTGCATCTTCCAGAGGCCAGTGACTCGAGTAGCTCCCCACCCTGGCAGCGAGGTCAGGTGCAGTCAGAGCGAGCAGAGCCTGCAGAAGCCCCAGCAACTCTATGCGTGCAGGAGGCTGCAGGGACTCCAGGCCCATGACAGTGCAGGAGAACttttaagttcatttgattttaTACATCCCTTAAAAATAATTGCAGTGGGAAATCTGGGTGCCTCTGCGGGAAGAGCTGGTGTTGGGGGTCCACACCTTTTCTTGGAACCTGCCGGCCAGCCTCCATGTTGGAAAAGAGCCATCCCAGGCGGTGGTCTTTGTCATTCGCCGTCTCTCTACAGCCAACCAGTAACTTGTGCAGACATCCGGAGACAGATGTGGAAAGTGAAAAAACTGAGGAAGAAACTGGCTGAGGCCTTGATGGCAGACAGGCTCTCCAGGGAGGCGGAGAGGACTCAGGGCCAAGACAGCCGGTCCAACAACTAGATGGCACCGAGGGGAAAGAACTTGCAGGTTGACTTGCCTTTTAATGTCAATCCGTGAGAGTTTGTTTgattaaattcttttttgagaCGAGAAGTGTGGAGTAGATGGTTTTGTGAAACTAGCTTTCATATGAGAAGGGAGATGTGTAATTACAATTGCTCAATTTCAATTCATAATGATTTTTATCCACTTCACATTGTCTGCAGGGGTAATCTAGCCTAGGGGATCACTTAGTGTTTTAGACTTTTTTCTTATAACACATTCAAGGAAGAGCTCATAGCCTACTCCAGATTCCTTTAATCGGATGGTCACTTGATTCCAAAAAGATATTATTAAGGTTGCGATCACATctaattttaacataaatttcatttttattttttgttacatgCTAATTTAGAGAGAGGACATCTtcatacaaaaattatataacatgTATGATACCTAGGATCATCTCAGTATCTGTTACCTGAAAATTACCTAGTTgaagtttttgttcatttgacctgagatttttttatttctttggtaccgggaattgagcccaggggtgcttaactgccgcttgccgccgaccagcgggacaaatgacacgtactcttcagaagttcatgaagcagcttccgctttatttggataacaccctcaatatatataAGCAGtatcatgcatatgcaattgtaatcagatatgtccatccaatcctattaaaggtcaagcgatcatgagctccagcatacatgtaagatatatctgtccacacgctaggcggctgaactaattatcatacagccaatggtaaacacttcctgtttttctcaagacGTATTTGGttcgccctttggctctctgccagtcgccatcttggatgcatgtggtgtaaccctgggccccgggtctcgcctgccacaCTTAagcatggagccacatccccagcccatttttatattttatttagaggcagggtctcactgagttgcttagagtctaagttgctgaggatgggtttgaactcttgatcctcctgcctcagcctcctgagttgctgggattacagtcatataCCACTACACCCGGCCTGACCTGAGACTCTTAATGCTCTCAGGGGACTTTTTCTTGAGACAACTTTGGCAGCAGGACCATTTTCTTCATCCCCACGTTAACTTCTGAGTTGAAGACCTTTGTCCACCTGCTCCTATACataattattcaataaacattcaaTGAGCCAGTATTTGGTGGCATAAAAGTATTATATTTCAGAAGTTAGAGGGCTTCACCACACCAGGAAGGAAAAGGCCTCATGTAGGTTTGGAAGGTTCCAGCATCTTCTGGACTTTCTCAAAGAACTTGGGACAGAGCAGTGGTATTGGTGGTGGAGAAGGGCACCTGACTGCAGAGGTTCAAAGAACAACTGGGAGACTGCCAGAGGTGAGAGCCGTGCCTTGTGTCTCCTAAAAACAGTTTTTGGATTTGACTTCTGGATGACTCGCCTCATCCCCCTGGGTTTGGTGTGGGGCTCACTCCCCTCCAGTGTGAGGGAATCTGCATGTTCTGATTCCTATGCATCCCACAACCTGGGCCAGGCCTTCCTCAGGATTTCCTTCCTGCCAGGAGTGTAGTCGGGGCCAGTGTGGGAGTGGCTGCAGGTATGTGGCCACCTGAGATGAAAGCACTGTACGAGTGGGCGTGGGAGGGTCAGAACCTGGCTTGCCCTGGCCCTGCATTTGCATAGAGCAAGTATCTGTTCCCAGGCATCTACTCAGTCCAAGTAGGTGAGCTGAACACCTTCCTCCATTAATCTTTTCCTTCTTGTATTAAAATGCTTAACTTTTTCTCTCTCACACGTTTTAATAATTCTGGCTGATACCCAGAGAGGCAATGATCTTGGTGAGTTACACTGAAAAATGAAGGTGGTAGAGCTTATAATTGGGGAGCAGGGAAATTTAAATGATGGGAGTAGGTGTGGCTAATGATCTTCAGGGCATCCATAGGATAAGCCAAGGGATCATTAGCATTTTAAAGACAGTGTCCTaagtttttatgttttgagtGAAAACAAATAAGGGTTCTATAACTGATGGACTTTTTCTTCAGCAGAGAATCCTGTGCTTCTTTCAGTTCTTGGAGCCCTTGGCTTATGGCAGTGCTGCCCCAAACTCTGCCTCCCTTTCACCCAGCGTCCTCCTCTGGGTCTTTGTCCTTTCTTCTTGTAAGGGCACCAATCACTGAATGTTGGGACACCTTTAATTC from Sciurus carolinensis chromosome 17, mSciCar1.2, whole genome shotgun sequence encodes the following:
- the LOC124968999 gene encoding putative methyl-CpG-binding domain protein 3-like 5; amino-acid sequence: MGEPAATSIPSRPLVGKLKRNMIPQNLQRRQEVHVTKAKRRAGVDSALPMRLTSCIFQRPVTRVAPHPGSEVRCSQSEQSLQKPQQLYACRRLQGLQPPCWKRAIPGGGLCHSPSLYSQPVTCADIRRQMWKVKKLRKKLAEALMADRLSREAERTQGQDSRSNN